The genomic interval ACGATGGCTGCCAGAAGCAGCAGGCTGCCGATCACAACGGCCGTGGGCGTCATCTTCATCGGGCTTCTCCCGGGTTGAAATACAGGGTTCGCAGGATGTTATAAAGCCCCAGGACCGCCGAGGTGAAAATCATCAGCCCGAGCGACGCGCGGTAAACGTAGTAAACGTGGATCTGCGGGATCACCCGGTAGACGGTTTCGCCGTTGAGCCAGGCGTGCCCCTGGACCAGGCCGGCGATGGTCAGTACCGAGGTGAAGCCCACCACCCCGATCAGCACCATCCAGTACTGGAAATCGGCCAGGAAGCGGCTGTAGAGGGGTTTGCCGGCGATCCGCGGCAGGACGTAGTAGAGCCCGCCCAGGGCGATCATGCCGGCGAAGCCCAGCACCCCGACGTGGGCGTGGGCCACCACCCAGTTGTTGAAATGGGTGACCCGCTGGACCTGCGGCAGGGCCATCATCGAGCCCTGGATGCTGACGAAAAAATAGAGGATCGTGCCGGTGAAGACGAACTTGGCGCCGATGTCGGCGTGGATCGCCCCCAGCCGGCCGCGGGCGGTGTACCAGATGTTGATCAGAAAGGCCATCACCGGGATGACCATGGCGACGCTGTCCACGATGGAGATTACCTTGAGCCAGGTGGGCACCGGCACCTGGAGCAGGTGGTGGGTGCCGATGTGGGTGTAGACCACGATCAGCGACCAGAAGCCCAAAAGCGACAGGGTGTGGCTGTAGAGCGGGCTCTGGCAAGCCCTTGGGATGACGTAGTAGGCCACCCCGGCGGCCAGCGGGGTCAGCAGCAGGCCGAAGACGTTGTGGCCGTAAAACCACAGCAAAATGGCGTCGGGAATCCCCACCAGGGCGCCGCTGGTGGGCTGCCAGATGACGTTGCCGAGGCTGAAGGTCGCGCCGGTCAGCACCACCGCGGCGCACACGTACCAGACCGACACGTAGAGCACCGGCTCCCGGCGCTGCTTGACGGTCATGATCAGGTTGATGAAAACCAGCACAAAGAGCGCCACCACCAGCATGTCCACGGGCCAGATCATCTCGGCGTATTCGCGCCCCTGGCTGTGGCCGGCGGCCAGGCTGACCACCGCCGCCACCAGGGTCAGGTTCCAGAGCAGCACCGTGGCGAGGCCCAGTTTGTCGCTGTAGATCCGGGTGCGCAGCAGGCGCGGAAAATAGTAAAAAGCCGCCCCCAGCAGACCGG from Desulfobacteraceae bacterium carries:
- a CDS encoding cbb3-type cytochrome c oxidase subunit I, with translation MTTDVHTADQPYLTAKGFCITSGLWLVVATFMGLLGATELIAPDLTENIGWLMFGRIRPIHVNLVLFGFVTPGLLGAAFYYFPRLLRTRIYSDKLGLATVLLWNLTLVAAVVSLAAGHSQGREYAEMIWPVDMLVVALFVLVFINLIMTVKQRREPVLYVSVWYVCAAVVLTGATFSLGNVIWQPTSGALVGIPDAILLWFYGHNVFGLLLTPLAAGVAYYVIPRACQSPLYSHTLSLLGFWSLIVVYTHIGTHHLLQVPVPTWLKVISIVDSVAMVIPVMAFLINIWYTARGRLGAIHADIGAKFVFTGTILYFFVSIQGSMMALPQVQRVTHFNNWVVAHAHVGVLGFAGMIALGGLYYVLPRIAGKPLYSRFLADFQYWMVLIGVVGFTSVLTIAGLVQGHAWLNGETVYRVIPQIHVYYVYRASLGLMIFTSAVLGLYNILRTLYFNPGEAR